A genomic stretch from Methanomassiliicoccales archaeon includes:
- a CDS encoding energy-coupling factor transporter transmembrane protein EcfT has protein sequence MIFPYKSVDSRIHRLDARPKLLFVAVIFIFSILISDIVYLVLFLAFVILVTYMARILKSTLSILKYAGYVAFFVLLFNILISSGSNKILVIGPIVVTTESMLFAISMCLRLFLAVFAFSILTYAIHPDEVLRAISKFGYKTTSSLSLSLRMYPTIAADANNIIDSMKARGMEFEKGKFVDKVKSRAAVVMPLLLNSLERSISVAEAMETRGFGVTKRTNFGERKMMRHELFMASSFCVSMILGIFLFVLGYGNADYLNGAALGYSFDDIVALALLIGTLSPIMFGGRQ, from the coding sequence ATGATTTTTCCCTACAAGTCCGTTGACTCGAGGATTCACCGTCTTGACGCAAGGCCGAAACTGTTATTTGTCGCAGTAATATTCATCTTTTCAATCCTCATCTCAGATATCGTCTATCTTGTTCTGTTTCTCGCTTTTGTTATTCTTGTTACATATATGGCAAGAATATTGAAATCGACGCTTAGCATTCTTAAGTACGCTGGTTATGTTGCTTTTTTTGTTCTTCTTTTCAACATATTGATCTCAAGCGGTTCCAATAAAATCCTCGTTATCGGGCCGATTGTTGTAACAACTGAATCGATGTTGTTTGCGATTAGCATGTGCCTGAGATTGTTTCTCGCTGTTTTTGCATTTTCAATTCTCACATATGCCATTCATCCTGATGAAGTTCTTCGAGCGATATCAAAATTCGGTTATAAGACCACATCTAGTCTTTCTCTCTCACTGCGAATGTACCCAACGATCGCGGCAGATGCGAATAATATAATTGATTCAATGAAAGCCCGTGGTATGGAGTTCGAAAAGGGAAAATTCGTCGATAAAGTCAAGTCTCGTGCTGCGGTCGTGATGCCCTTATTGCTGAATTCTTTAGAACGATCGATCTCAGTTGCTGAGGCGATGGAGACGAGAGGATTTGGAGTAACAAAGAGAACAAATTTTGGCGAGCGAAAAATGATGAGACACGAATTATTTATGGCCTCTTCGTTTTGCGTTTCAATGATCCTTGGAATTTTTTTATTTGTTCTCGGTTACGGGAACGCGGATTATCTCAATGGTGCCGCACTCGGCTATTCTTTTGACGATATCGTTGCTCTTGCCCTTCTAATCGGAACCTTATCACCGATTATGTTCGGAGGTCGCCAATGA
- a CDS encoding DUF4443 domain-containing protein — MKIIAAPKYGPIHRFSDFHVFKTLQVLSDGERRGRRQLAQIVGVGEGSMRTIIEYLREKKFVDVRHAGVKITSKGLQFLTKIPIEIRHLEPTDITMGQHGVAVKVSGKSQEVKSGIEQRDSAVKAGADGATTIVIREGRLIIPNDYDLDAKRPDIARLLRSTFDLSDGDVIIVGRSADPLLAEKGALAAAFDLL, encoded by the coding sequence ATGAAGATCATTGCCGCTCCGAAATACGGACCTATTCATCGTTTCTCCGACTTTCACGTCTTTAAAACACTGCAGGTGCTATCCGATGGGGAACGACGAGGGAGAAGGCAGCTGGCGCAAATAGTTGGCGTAGGTGAGGGGAGCATGCGAACAATCATCGAATATCTCAGAGAGAAGAAGTTTGTAGATGTTAGACATGCGGGCGTCAAGATCACATCGAAGGGACTTCAGTTTTTGACGAAAATACCGATTGAGATTAGGCATCTAGAACCAACAGACATTACTATGGGACAGCATGGCGTCGCTGTAAAAGTCAGCGGAAAGAGTCAAGAAGTGAAATCTGGCATTGAACAGCGTGATTCAGCTGTGAAGGCAGGAGCGGACGGGGCTACAACAATCGTGATCAGGGAGGGACGCCTCATCATACCAAATGATTACGATCTCGATGCGAAACGACCAGATATCGCGAGATTATTGCGGAGCACCTTTGATCTTAGCGACGGAGATGTTATCATCGTCGGAAGATCGGCAGATCCTCTACTAGCGGAGAAGGGCGCATTGGCAGCGGCATTTGATCTTTTATGA
- a CDS encoding PQQ-binding-like beta-propeller repeat protein, with the protein MKWELAIVALLVLSGVGISIAQATDGTDECPVLIDFGNGRILWADVPVSEGMTVFNLTKEAADRLQIEMDYTESSYGVFVTGFDGVLMNWPYEWWHLWIWNSTTNSWQMPTLGASDLLASQVEAVAWSYVMDRADYSCISPIATPDNRYPWTSFRHDLLNTGYSDGISLDKSEIVWDLNLSNGGISSSIVTCEDRIFVVTGGIFDWTNFEYTSPPKVTCIDFSGNILWETDINAAGYQISTPVVAGNLIVVPSTDGKIYALNRFNGSLQWSAEIANPSAGITSSPIFYRNQIIVGGGDGKVYAFAENGSLLWDVKIASSIYFSSPSAHNGTIYIGSDDGKLHAVASDGSGELWNVTIGGKVRSAPLLTDQMIIVTYAIYETYVPVDGGVAAILYNGTIQWRVDINATSSSPALSSNGIVVTSSDGVTMISKDGEILWNKDLGVLLKGSPSVGRNTIYVVSYNNSEVYALNEQGSVMWHESLRPSQYSMCSPTVTDNMVFIASDNGHVYAFSIPTEKGSGQNLILPIAIVLIAIVVIAIVVAMKRRK; encoded by the coding sequence ATGAAGTGGGAACTGGCTATCGTCGCATTGCTTGTTTTGTCTGGAGTGGGCATTTCTATTGCACAGGCAACAGATGGGACGGATGAATGTCCTGTTCTGATTGATTTTGGAAATGGGCGTATTCTTTGGGCAGATGTGCCTGTGTCTGAAGGGATGACTGTTTTCAATTTGACGAAGGAGGCTGCTGATAGACTGCAAATCGAAATGGATTACACAGAATCCTCATATGGAGTTTTTGTCACTGGTTTTGATGGGGTACTTATGAATTGGCCTTATGAATGGTGGCATTTATGGATTTGGAATTCAACCACAAATAGTTGGCAGATGCCGACGCTTGGAGCAAGTGATTTGCTTGCCTCGCAGGTTGAAGCTGTTGCATGGAGCTACGTAATGGATCGAGCTGACTATTCCTGTATATCGCCTATTGCAACACCTGATAATCGTTATCCCTGGACGAGCTTCAGGCATGATTTGCTGAATACAGGATACTCAGACGGAATTTCTCTCGACAAAAGCGAAATTGTATGGGATCTAAATTTGTCGAATGGTGGAATTTCGAGTTCAATTGTCACCTGCGAGGATCGAATATTCGTTGTAACAGGAGGCATTTTTGATTGGACAAATTTCGAATACACATCTCCACCGAAAGTCACTTGTATTGATTTCTCTGGGAATATCCTCTGGGAAACCGATATCAATGCAGCGGGTTATCAGATATCAACGCCAGTAGTCGCGGGCAATTTGATTGTGGTTCCATCAACAGATGGCAAGATATACGCTCTGAATCGTTTCAACGGGTCGCTCCAGTGGAGCGCGGAGATTGCAAATCCCTCTGCGGGTATAACCTCATCACCGATCTTCTATCGCAATCAAATCATAGTGGGCGGTGGTGATGGCAAAGTCTACGCCTTTGCCGAAAACGGCTCCCTCCTGTGGGACGTTAAAATCGCGTCCTCGATTTACTTTTCATCACCGTCCGCCCACAACGGTACAATCTATATTGGATCAGATGATGGCAAGTTGCATGCAGTCGCATCTGACGGATCTGGTGAATTGTGGAATGTCACAATCGGGGGAAAGGTAAGATCCGCGCCACTGTTGACGGATCAGATGATTATTGTGACCTACGCGATTTATGAGACGTATGTGCCAGTAGATGGAGGAGTTGCCGCAATCCTGTACAATGGTACAATACAGTGGCGTGTTGATATCAACGCTACATCGAGCTCGCCAGCACTTAGTTCTAATGGAATCGTAGTTACATCGAGTGACGGTGTCACAATGATATCAAAAGATGGGGAGATCCTCTGGAATAAAGATCTTGGTGTTCTGCTGAAGGGCTCTCCCTCAGTTGGCCGTAACACAATTTATGTCGTATCTTATAACAACAGTGAAGTCTACGCACTCAACGAGCAGGGGAGTGTCATGTGGCATGAATCTCTTCGACCTTCTCAGTATTCGATGTGTTCGCCCACAGTAACAGACAACATGGTATTCATCGCTTCTGATAATGGCCATGTCTACGCATTTTCAATTCCAACAGAAAAGGGTAGCGGCCAGAACCTCATTTTGCCGATTGCGATTGTGCTAATTGCAATAGTGGTAATTGCCATTGTTGTGGCGATGAAAAGGAGGAAATGA
- a CDS encoding DUF126 domain-containing protein: MILKGRGVSRGRAEGNLILIHSPFSFLGGVDTKTGSLLAPEELKGRQIAGRVLVFPVGKGSTVGSYTILELKRAGNSPVAIVNEKAEPIVATGAVMAGLPLVDKIDLSLLRDGDYALVDGNEGTVEIPGVAEKHVVSCVLKKGNRILILKRSEKVGTFRGHWAGVSGFVEKGEMPLETAFKEILEELGINNAKLVKTGTPLMIRSGDILWTIHPYLFDVDESRVTTDWEHTEYRWILPSELASYEIVPGLDKVISSLLASDGNVKSQNASKR, encoded by the coding sequence TTGATTCTGAAGGGTAGAGGTGTCTCAAGGGGCAGAGCAGAGGGAAATCTCATCCTCATTCATTCCCCATTCAGTTTTCTCGGTGGGGTTGACACCAAGACGGGTTCTTTACTGGCTCCTGAAGAATTGAAAGGAAGGCAAATCGCTGGTAGGGTATTGGTTTTTCCGGTAGGAAAGGGCAGCACTGTTGGCTCTTACACAATTCTGGAATTAAAAAGGGCAGGTAATTCTCCAGTTGCCATTGTTAATGAAAAAGCAGAACCGATCGTGGCAACCGGTGCTGTCATGGCAGGTCTCCCCCTTGTGGATAAGATCGATTTATCTCTGTTGAGAGACGGGGATTACGCACTTGTCGACGGGAATGAGGGTACCGTAGAGATTCCTGGGGTTGCTGAGAAACACGTCGTTTCCTGTGTTTTGAAAAAAGGAAATCGTATCTTGATATTAAAACGCAGTGAGAAGGTGGGAACTTTTAGAGGACACTGGGCAGGTGTTAGCGGTTTCGTCGAGAAAGGCGAGATGCCTTTGGAAACAGCATTCAAAGAAATATTGGAAGAACTGGGTATCAACAACGCTAAACTCGTAAAGACTGGCACGCCTCTAATGATCAGATCTGGGGATATCCTGTGGACGATCCATCCCTATTTGTTTGATGTCGATGAATCGAGGGTAACCACTGATTGGGAGCATACTGAATATCGGTGGATCCTTCCAAGCGAGCTAGCTTCATACGAGATAGTCCCTGGTCTCGACAAAGTCATATCATCACTTCTTGCGAGCGACGGAAATGTGAAAAGTCAGAACGCCTCCAAGCGTTAG
- the rnz gene encoding ribonuclease Z has product MTNRAFVRIIFLGTGGGLPTPKRNLPATALQIGSEIILFDCGEGTQRQFMSSNASFMKIQKIFITHFHGDHFLGLPGLIQSMNFVGRKKKLEIYGPPGIVEIVHKIVNLGYFSPGFEISTMELKPGESLHFDGYDVLAIEVDHLVPAFGYILKEVARPGRFLPEKAKILGLEEGPLFRALQKGHNVEVNGKLITPEMVTGPPRPGIKIAISGDTRPCDRFAEAAENSDLIIHEATLDSSLREQATEYGHSTAKEAAMIALRAHAGALYLNHISNRYEDASILENEARMIFPNSFITEDLMEVTLRHRKE; this is encoded by the coding sequence CTGACTAATAGGGCATTCGTGCGAATCATATTCCTTGGTACTGGCGGTGGCTTGCCAACACCGAAGAGAAATCTACCGGCAACGGCATTGCAGATCGGATCTGAAATTATTCTGTTCGATTGCGGAGAGGGAACACAGAGACAGTTTATGTCATCAAACGCGTCGTTCATGAAGATTCAGAAGATTTTTATCACTCATTTTCACGGCGATCATTTCCTCGGTCTTCCTGGTCTCATTCAATCGATGAATTTCGTTGGTCGTAAAAAGAAACTCGAGATTTACGGTCCGCCGGGCATCGTTGAGATCGTTCACAAAATAGTGAACTTGGGGTACTTCTCACCAGGATTTGAAATATCAACGATGGAATTGAAACCCGGTGAGTCCTTACATTTTGACGGATATGACGTACTTGCGATCGAAGTTGATCATCTTGTGCCCGCTTTTGGTTATATTCTGAAAGAAGTGGCGAGACCTGGACGTTTTCTCCCTGAAAAAGCCAAGATATTAGGCTTGGAAGAAGGACCTCTTTTCCGAGCGTTACAAAAAGGTCATAACGTAGAGGTCAACGGGAAGTTGATAACACCAGAAATGGTCACCGGTCCTCCACGACCAGGCATCAAGATTGCGATATCAGGCGACACGAGACCTTGCGACAGATTTGCTGAGGCGGCGGAAAATTCGGATCTGATCATACACGAAGCGACTCTGGATTCGTCGCTTCGTGAGCAGGCAACCGAATACGGTCACTCCACCGCAAAGGAGGCGGCAATGATTGCACTGAGAGCGCATGCTGGCGCTCTTTATTTGAACCACATTAGCAACAGATATGAAGATGCATCGATCCTTGAGAACGAAGCCCGAATGATTTTTCCAAATAGTTTCATTACCGAGGATCTGATGGAAGTTACACTCAGGCACCGAAAGGAATAA
- a CDS encoding DUF835 domain-containing protein, with product MLYDAGFNSIEKIKKARREDLRSLKGIGTKTADTIYQYAQSGGFEKIITCSTCGSEIMPDALACPSCGTSVPIEGEEIEEVEKAEAQEIEELALEKTFTYLIKEEKSERSYELFMKALSKGFKGFCVTRNYPLKIKTKYDLGDTPIIWLSNVGKENSLRPKDLEKLSVSLEQFLSSTSNSIILLDGLEYLITNNNFLTVLRFVQSLRDQVAIKEAILLIALNPSTLEQHELNLLEKEVDVTI from the coding sequence ATGCTGTATGATGCAGGATTCAACAGCATTGAGAAGATCAAGAAAGCGAGGAGGGAAGACCTCAGATCATTGAAGGGCATCGGTACGAAAACGGCGGATACGATTTACCAATATGCACAGTCAGGCGGATTTGAAAAGATCATCACATGCAGTACATGTGGATCGGAGATCATGCCTGACGCGCTTGCATGCCCCTCGTGCGGAACGAGTGTTCCGATCGAGGGAGAAGAAATCGAAGAAGTTGAAAAAGCTGAGGCCCAGGAAATCGAGGAGCTTGCACTTGAGAAGACTTTCACGTATCTTATCAAAGAAGAAAAGTCGGAGCGGTCGTATGAACTATTCATGAAGGCACTTTCGAAAGGTTTTAAAGGATTCTGTGTGACGAGAAATTATCCATTGAAGATCAAAACGAAGTATGACCTCGGTGATACGCCGATTATCTGGCTTTCTAATGTAGGGAAGGAGAACAGTCTAAGGCCGAAGGATCTGGAAAAGTTAAGTGTCTCACTGGAACAATTCCTTTCATCAACAAGTAATAGCATCATACTTCTCGACGGGCTTGAATACTTAATCACAAACAACAATTTCCTAACCGTGCTGAGATTCGTTCAATCTCTCAGAGATCAGGTCGCGATTAAGGAAGCAATACTCTTAATTGCGCTTAATCCCTCAACACTTGAACAGCATGAATTGAATCTATTAGAGAAAGAAGTCGATGTGACGATCTAA
- a CDS encoding MFS transporter: MKPSTIQMLSSAGLSAASLFIPNLARNEFGSTNAEIGIIVASYNASVFLSSYFFGRASDVYGRRFILISGLLLSSIACAIQIFATNTLSLIMVRIFVGICAGMFPSALIAYVYESGKKIGKFSAYGSLGFGLGVFVAGVIGVYYEIFLASAALLAASFALSLYLPFGKQSLHKVPLFPLAVIKRNLPVCFSVMLRHIGANMIWVTYPIFLEDLGADPLFIGAIYAVNSIGQFVFMQFLDRYGSTKLVIAGFVLSAVTFPSYTLATVYWQIIPAQILLASAWSCLYVGSLKYVMERNEEKGTSAGMLQSFLSISAIIGAALGGVVSFKFGYHGSMYLATMLAISGLVMFVATNRMKPPAKD, from the coding sequence ATGAAGCCCTCAACAATCCAAATGCTATCCAGCGCAGGGCTCTCCGCCGCATCCCTATTCATTCCAAATCTGGCAAGGAATGAATTTGGGTCAACAAATGCTGAGATAGGCATAATCGTGGCATCATATAACGCATCAGTCTTTTTGTCTTCATATTTCTTTGGAAGGGCTTCTGATGTCTACGGTAGGCGTTTTATCCTCATTTCTGGTCTTTTGCTTTCTTCGATAGCATGCGCGATCCAAATCTTTGCAACGAATACCTTATCTCTGATTATGGTCAGGATCTTTGTTGGCATTTGTGCTGGGATGTTTCCTTCTGCACTTATTGCCTATGTCTATGAATCGGGGAAGAAAATCGGGAAATTCAGTGCATATGGCAGCCTGGGTTTTGGACTTGGGGTTTTTGTTGCGGGAGTCATCGGCGTATATTATGAAATTTTCCTCGCAAGTGCGGCTCTTTTAGCCGCGTCATTCGCATTATCATTATATTTACCGTTTGGGAAACAGTCATTGCATAAGGTACCGCTTTTTCCATTGGCGGTCATCAAGCGGAATCTTCCCGTATGCTTTTCGGTCATGCTCAGGCATATAGGTGCGAACATGATATGGGTAACCTATCCCATTTTTCTGGAGGATTTGGGGGCAGATCCACTCTTCATCGGGGCGATTTACGCGGTGAATTCAATCGGACAATTCGTCTTCATGCAATTCCTAGACCGTTACGGTTCGACGAAATTGGTCATCGCCGGTTTCGTTCTCTCCGCAGTAACTTTCCCATCATATACGCTTGCCACGGTCTATTGGCAAATAATCCCGGCGCAAATCTTACTCGCATCAGCTTGGTCGTGTCTATATGTTGGATCGCTGAAATACGTTATGGAAAGGAATGAGGAAAAAGGAACAAGCGCTGGTATGCTACAATCATTCCTCTCAATTTCGGCAATTATTGGGGCGGCACTCGGAGGTGTCGTTTCATTCAAATTCGGCTACCACGGTTCGATGTATCTTGCGACAATGCTCGCCATCAGCGGACTTGTAATGTTTGTAGCTACCAATCGAATGAAACCTCCTGCAAAGGATTAA
- a CDS encoding methionine adenosyltransferase, whose product MAANIVVEQIDYTPVSRQRVELVERKGIGHPDSVADGLAESVSRALCKMYIERYGRILHHNTDETQIVGGQSAPKFGGGVILEPIYILLVGRATTEVNGDRLPIRHTAIKAASDYLKEHFPNLDITTDVMLDCRIGKGSIDLTSVYETRKLLANDTSFGVGYAPLSETERVVLETEKFINGSVKKKLKETGEDVKVMASRINSKISLTIACAMVDKYIDDSSHYQNVIEELTEMVADHAVKFTKNEVEVTINAADNYKEGIYYLTVTGLSMENGDDGSVGRGNRVNGLITPYRPMSMEASAGKNPVTHVGKLYNILAKQIAEEIAQMGGGDILEARVRLLSQIGRPIFDPHTASVQLILDNNANFEKLKKEAESITSYWLENIGKITEKIVNGQISVF is encoded by the coding sequence ATGGCAGCAAACATCGTTGTTGAGCAAATTGACTATACGCCTGTATCAAGACAAAGAGTTGAACTCGTCGAGAGAAAGGGAATTGGCCACCCAGATAGTGTGGCGGATGGTCTCGCCGAATCGGTGAGTAGAGCGTTGTGCAAAATGTACATCGAGCGCTACGGAAGAATTCTTCACCACAACACTGATGAAACACAAATTGTCGGTGGGCAATCAGCCCCGAAATTTGGTGGCGGAGTGATTCTTGAGCCAATATACATCCTGCTTGTTGGTAGAGCCACAACAGAAGTCAATGGCGATCGGTTGCCGATCAGGCACACTGCGATTAAGGCTGCTTCAGATTATTTGAAAGAACATTTCCCGAATCTGGATATAACAACCGATGTCATGCTCGATTGCAGAATTGGAAAGGGGAGCATCGACCTAACAAGCGTTTACGAAACAAGGAAACTCCTTGCAAATGATACATCTTTCGGCGTCGGATATGCACCGCTGAGTGAGACGGAGCGTGTGGTTCTTGAAACGGAGAAATTTATCAACGGTTCTGTCAAGAAAAAATTGAAGGAAACGGGCGAGGACGTGAAGGTCATGGCGTCACGAATCAATAGCAAGATTTCGCTGACGATTGCCTGCGCGATGGTTGATAAATATATTGATGACTCTAGTCATTATCAAAACGTGATTGAAGAATTGACTGAGATGGTAGCGGACCATGCTGTTAAATTCACCAAGAATGAGGTCGAGGTCACGATCAACGCAGCGGACAACTACAAGGAAGGAATATATTATCTCACGGTTACTGGTCTTTCGATGGAGAATGGTGATGATGGCTCAGTAGGACGTGGCAATAGAGTCAACGGACTTATAACTCCCTATCGGCCGATGAGTATGGAAGCATCTGCAGGTAAGAATCCTGTAACGCACGTGGGAAAGCTGTATAACATTCTTGCAAAACAAATCGCAGAAGAAATTGCGCAGATGGGAGGCGGAGACATTCTCGAGGCGAGAGTTCGCCTTCTCTCTCAGATAGGGCGGCCGATTTTTGACCCTCATACCGCAAGTGTGCAGCTTATACTTGACAATAATGCGAATTTCGAGAAATTGAAGAAAGAGGCTGAGAGTATCACTTCATATTGGCTAGAGAACATCGGAAAGATCACAGAAAAAATAGTAAATGGTCAAATCTCTGTATTCTAG
- a CDS encoding CBS domain-containing protein, giving the protein MRKSLDLTQSELALLSNVSQSTIAKIEKGIISGSYEIMVRIFNALYEEMNKRRQGKVAKDVASKNVVGINLGEKVRKASEIMREKGFSQLPVFDGDRPIGSISEFGILRLLKEGASMKDLAERSVESIMDESFPIVSEETPLEIVTSLLSFSKAVLVARRGKVTGIITSSDVLKLI; this is encoded by the coding sequence TTGCGAAAATCGCTCGATCTCACACAATCGGAGCTCGCACTCCTTTCAAATGTCAGCCAATCAACAATAGCCAAGATTGAGAAAGGAATAATATCTGGTAGTTACGAAATAATGGTCAGGATATTCAATGCTCTTTATGAGGAGATGAATAAACGCAGACAAGGTAAGGTCGCCAAGGACGTGGCGTCAAAAAATGTCGTAGGAATAAATCTCGGAGAAAAAGTTAGGAAAGCATCGGAGATCATGAGGGAAAAAGGATTTTCACAACTTCCTGTATTTGATGGGGACAGACCGATTGGGAGTATAAGCGAATTCGGAATCCTTCGTCTTCTTAAAGAAGGTGCGAGCATGAAAGATCTTGCGGAGAGATCCGTTGAGTCCATCATGGATGAAAGTTTTCCCATCGTGAGTGAGGAAACACCTCTCGAAATCGTAACATCGCTTTTATCATTTTCAAAAGCAGTGTTAGTTGCAAGAAGGGGAAAAGTCACTGGTATTATCACGAGCTCAGATGTACTGAAACTCATTTAA
- a CDS encoding ribulose-phosphate 3-epimerase — protein MIKIAPSILSADFSRLGKELKRAEDAGADWIHIDVMDGHFVPNITIGPVVIRSARPWCSLPFDVHLMVASPERFIDEFARAGADLITIHIESTKSIEKTLEKIKSLGKKAGLSLNPATPFEAVKPYMDFIDLILVMTVQPGFAGQKFMYEVVPKLKEIRQFIDRSRLDIEVEVDGGINRETCNIAVDAGATVLAAGSALFGAADMKEEIRIWRKLVTQ, from the coding sequence ATGATAAAGATCGCTCCTTCAATCCTGTCAGCGGATTTTTCCAGGTTGGGGAAAGAGTTGAAAAGAGCGGAAGATGCCGGTGCTGATTGGATCCACATAGATGTAATGGATGGTCATTTTGTTCCCAACATCACGATAGGCCCTGTTGTCATTAGATCCGCTCGTCCCTGGTGTTCTCTTCCATTCGATGTCCACCTCATGGTCGCCTCTCCAGAAAGATTCATTGACGAATTTGCAAGAGCTGGAGCCGATCTCATCACCATTCATATTGAGTCGACCAAATCTATCGAAAAAACTCTGGAAAAAATCAAGTCGTTGGGTAAGAAGGCTGGATTATCGTTAAATCCAGCAACGCCGTTTGAGGCGGTCAAACCTTACATGGATTTCATCGACCTGATCCTTGTCATGACAGTTCAACCCGGTTTCGCAGGTCAGAAATTTATGTATGAGGTCGTTCCAAAACTTAAAGAGATCCGTCAGTTTATCGATCGCTCGCGCCTTGATATCGAAGTGGAAGTAGATGGGGGGATTAACAGAGAAACATGTAACATCGCGGTCGACGCCGGTGCGACTGTCCTTGCGGCAGGGAGCGCACTTTTCGGTGCAGCAGATATGAAAGAAGAGATCAGGATTTGGAGAAAACTTGTAACACAATAA
- a CDS encoding DUF4430 domain-containing protein, translating to MRLGVVMENRLICKVIIIAAIAAIFLFSGCLGGERAAEKVTATLIIDFNGPEGTIKPGNMTVWQEINGQWKIVESNENAGKTVWIFRNVSNVSNVFELTQRAAQIGNFTLDVHHYLGMGYFIEAIAGVENEKPGRGWQYWVNDEYAMKACDQWYLKNGDVVRWKFAEASW from the coding sequence ATGAGGCTAGGAGTCGTCATGGAAAACCGGCTTATTTGCAAGGTCATTATAATCGCCGCTATCGCGGCGATTTTTCTATTTTCTGGTTGTCTTGGAGGTGAAAGAGCTGCAGAAAAGGTTACGGCAACGTTGATCATCGATTTTAACGGACCCGAGGGAACGATTAAACCAGGAAATATGACGGTATGGCAGGAAATTAATGGACAATGGAAGATTGTCGAATCAAATGAAAATGCAGGAAAAACGGTTTGGATTTTCAGAAATGTTTCCAATGTTTCAAATGTCTTCGAATTGACACAGAGGGCCGCACAAATAGGTAACTTCACGCTCGATGTTCATCATTATTTGGGAATGGGCTATTTCATTGAGGCGATTGCTGGCGTCGAGAATGAGAAGCCAGGTCGTGGCTGGCAATATTGGGTGAATGATGAATATGCTATGAAAGCCTGCGACCAGTGGTACCTCAAAAATGGCGATGTTGTACGATGGAAATTTGCTGAAGCTTCGTGGTAG
- a CDS encoding flap endonuclease-1, whose product MGVNLSEIVPTDVLALESLSGKRIAIDAYNAIYQFLSVIRQPDGTPLMDSKGRITSHLAGLLYRNANLLEVGILPIYVFDGVPPEMKSQTILERSERRNRARKEWEDALRSGDYATAFSKATQSTRITNEIVASSRVLLTYLGIPIVQAPEEGEAQAAYMASKGDVWAASSQDFDSLLFGAPRLVRNLTLTSKRKLPGREDFKEVNIELIELQKTLGHLGISRDQLIDLCILMGTDYNEGLFGIGPKKALKLIKDYGNLETVLKTIDADIPKYEAIRRIFKDFEKTDQYSIEGKEAEKVKVIEFLCEEHDFSRTRVENALSKIEAAWTRIKGQQHRQQSLDLWS is encoded by the coding sequence ATGGGTGTCAATCTTTCAGAGATCGTTCCAACTGATGTATTGGCTCTCGAATCTCTATCTGGGAAACGAATAGCGATTGATGCATATAATGCGATTTATCAGTTCCTCTCGGTCATACGACAGCCTGATGGCACACCACTGATGGATTCAAAAGGAAGGATCACTTCTCATCTTGCTGGCTTACTCTATCGAAATGCGAACCTTCTCGAGGTAGGTATTCTTCCGATATATGTATTTGATGGCGTTCCGCCCGAAATGAAAAGCCAGACGATCTTGGAAAGAAGTGAGAGGAGGAATAGGGCAAGAAAAGAATGGGAGGATGCATTGCGAAGTGGCGATTATGCAACGGCTTTCTCAAAAGCTACTCAGTCCACGAGGATCACAAATGAAATTGTTGCATCATCTCGAGTTTTGCTCACGTATCTTGGAATTCCAATCGTTCAGGCACCGGAAGAAGGAGAAGCGCAAGCGGCTTATATGGCCTCGAAGGGAGATGTATGGGCTGCGTCGTCTCAGGATTTCGACTCGCTGCTATTTGGTGCACCCCGGCTTGTGCGAAATTTGACGCTTACCTCTAAAAGAAAATTGCCCGGTAGGGAAGATTTCAAGGAGGTCAATATCGAACTCATTGAATTACAAAAAACGCTCGGACACCTCGGCATTTCTAGAGATCAACTCATCGATTTGTGCATCTTGATGGGTACAGATTATAATGAAGGCTTGTTCGGTATCGGCCCTAAGAAAGCGTTGAAGTTGATCAAAGATTACGGAAATTTAGAGACCGTGTTGAAAACAATTGATGCAGACATTCCTAAGTACGAGGCCATAAGAAGGATATTTAAAGATTTTGAAAAAACCGATCAATATTCTATCGAAGGTAAGGAGGCAGAGAAAGTAAAGGTGATCGAATTCTTATGCGAGGAGCATGATTTTTCGAGGACTCGAGTTGAAAATGCTCTCTCAAAGATTGAAGCAGCTTGGACAAGAATCAAAGGTCAACAACACCGACAGCAGAGCCTTGATCTATGGAGTTGA